The following are encoded in a window of Haloarcula halophila genomic DNA:
- a CDS encoding creatininase family protein has translation MHIETETWTDLADTETELALVPVGSTEQHGPHAPLGTDTLNAEAVADAAADRYDGDVVVAPAIPVGVAEEHRAFTGTLWTSESTFRAYVRDVVDSLAAHGWDRVVLVNGHGGNIAALREVAGRIVRHDDAYAVPFTWFDEVGEQEVDMGHGGPMETALLQHANPETVHEDRFAEAASGGADRWGDWQGRVNLAFDSDEFTENGVVGDPRDGSADLGEQLLESATASLVALLETVADRELPER, from the coding sequence ATGCACATCGAGACGGAGACGTGGACCGATCTAGCCGACACCGAGACGGAGCTGGCGCTGGTCCCGGTCGGTAGCACCGAGCAACACGGCCCGCACGCCCCGCTGGGGACGGACACGCTCAACGCCGAGGCGGTCGCCGACGCGGCCGCCGACCGCTACGACGGCGACGTCGTCGTCGCACCGGCTATCCCGGTCGGCGTCGCCGAAGAACACCGGGCGTTCACCGGGACGCTCTGGACCAGCGAGTCCACGTTCCGGGCGTACGTCCGGGACGTCGTCGACAGCCTCGCCGCTCACGGGTGGGACCGGGTCGTCCTGGTCAACGGCCACGGCGGGAACATCGCCGCCCTCCGGGAGGTGGCCGGCCGGATCGTGCGCCACGACGACGCCTACGCCGTCCCGTTCACGTGGTTCGACGAGGTGGGCGAACAGGAGGTCGACATGGGCCACGGCGGACCGATGGAGACCGCACTGTTACAGCACGCGAACCCCGAGACGGTCCACGAGGACCGCTTCGCGGAGGCCGCCTCGGGCGGGGCCGACCGCTGGGGCGACTGGCAGGGGCGTGTCAACCTCGCGTTCGACTCCGACGAGTTCACCGAGAACGGCGTCGTCGGCGACCCCCGCGACGGGAGCGCCGACCTGGGCGAACAGTTGCTCGAATCGGCCACGGCGTCGCTTGTCGCCCTGCTGGAGACCGTCGCCGACCGGGAACTTCCCGAGCGCTAG
- a CDS encoding GcvT family protein gives MQPTENLPEQADTVIVGAGIVGCNLAYQLTEMGREDVVVVDQGPMPTTGGSSTHAPGIMFQTAEPKTLSQFANYSRKLYSDLEGADGKQAYSETGGIEVARSEERMAFLQRRVEHAKAWGIPDPQILSPSEVTDHLPLVDEEEILGGYYSPTDGQVSGVVACDALAREAMDRGAKFVPHTRTEDVDVEGGAVQRVVTENGSIECDEVVVATNIWARQLGEKLGVHLPVTPVEHQYTMTESLEELADNAIDVTDHPLFENYENVSGEKTKRLLADPDRPILRDQDNAMYYRTHGDAYGIGSYNHEPIVPDPRDLGGNDPDGEQGSVHEFTDFHMDNATHPDRPHKAPRQASDELLPATAGKELEHKYNGMFAESPNGLPVMGPVQEYDGLWTAAAIWVTHAGGAMKALAEWMETGVPRLDDGPIDLAHCDVNRFDDHEGSWDFARDIGGEEYRIVYNIMHPKWVWTDKQRDIRRTPMYHTHKEYDAELWAEAGWEEPQWFESNADLVDRYEDQIPDRNGWEGVYYSPIEGAEALNVRENVGLHDMTSFNKMEVVGSDAGEFVQYLCTNDMDIGVGDVKYTLMCNEGGGVRADITVTRTDEDRYLLLTTGREVGNNHVAWVREQAPDGVVVNDVTSSLAAMVCTGPNARKVLSKVTDVDLSDEAFPFFTSQQFFVKNVPVTALRVSYAGELGWELYTPSEYGERLWEYLLEAGEEYGLRPYGNGALNALRIEKGFRLWGKDLHTEHTPHEAGLGWAVDMDTDFIGKEALQETAEAAADGGARRKEVACLTLNDEDATILDNRPVLDGEESIGYVHSAEYGYTVGACVAYSYLPPEYTDPGTEVDILYEGDRYTATVREEPLVS, from the coding sequence ATGCAACCGACCGAGAACTTACCGGAGCAGGCCGACACCGTCATCGTCGGCGCCGGTATCGTGGGGTGTAACCTCGCGTATCAACTGACCGAGATGGGGAGAGAGGACGTCGTCGTCGTCGACCAGGGGCCGATGCCCACCACGGGTGGCTCCTCGACGCACGCGCCGGGGATCATGTTCCAGACGGCCGAGCCGAAGACGCTCAGCCAGTTCGCGAACTACAGCCGGAAGCTCTACTCGGACTTGGAGGGCGCAGACGGCAAGCAGGCCTACAGCGAGACCGGCGGTATCGAGGTGGCACGCAGCGAGGAACGGATGGCGTTCCTCCAGCGCCGTGTCGAACACGCCAAGGCCTGGGGGATCCCCGATCCACAGATCCTCTCGCCCTCGGAGGTGACGGACCACCTCCCGCTGGTCGACGAGGAGGAGATCCTGGGCGGGTACTACTCCCCGACCGACGGCCAGGTCTCCGGCGTCGTCGCCTGTGACGCGCTCGCGAGGGAGGCGATGGACCGGGGCGCGAAGTTCGTCCCCCACACCCGAACCGAGGACGTCGACGTCGAGGGCGGCGCTGTCCAGCGCGTCGTCACCGAGAACGGGAGTATCGAGTGTGACGAGGTGGTCGTCGCGACGAACATCTGGGCGCGGCAACTGGGCGAGAAACTCGGCGTCCACCTCCCAGTGACGCCGGTCGAACACCAGTACACGATGACCGAGTCGCTGGAGGAACTGGCGGACAACGCGATCGACGTCACCGACCACCCGCTGTTCGAGAACTACGAGAACGTCTCCGGCGAGAAGACCAAACGGCTCCTGGCCGACCCGGACCGCCCCATCCTCCGGGACCAGGACAACGCGATGTACTACCGGACCCACGGGGACGCCTACGGCATCGGCTCGTACAACCACGAGCCAATCGTCCCGGACCCACGGGACCTGGGCGGCAACGACCCGGACGGCGAACAGGGCTCTGTCCACGAGTTCACCGACTTCCACATGGACAACGCGACCCATCCGGATCGGCCCCACAAGGCCCCGCGCCAGGCCAGCGACGAACTCCTGCCGGCGACGGCCGGGAAAGAACTCGAACACAAGTACAACGGGATGTTCGCCGAGTCCCCCAACGGGCTGCCCGTGATGGGGCCTGTCCAGGAGTACGACGGGCTCTGGACCGCGGCGGCAATCTGGGTCACCCACGCCGGCGGCGCGATGAAAGCGCTGGCCGAGTGGATGGAGACGGGTGTCCCGCGGCTCGACGACGGCCCCATCGACCTGGCACACTGTGACGTCAACCGGTTCGACGACCACGAGGGAAGCTGGGACTTCGCCCGCGACATCGGCGGCGAGGAGTACCGCATCGTCTACAACATCATGCACCCCAAGTGGGTGTGGACGGACAAACAGCGCGACATCCGGCGGACGCCGATGTATCACACCCACAAGGAGTACGACGCGGAACTGTGGGCCGAGGCCGGCTGGGAGGAACCCCAGTGGTTCGAGTCCAACGCGGACCTCGTCGACCGCTACGAGGACCAGATCCCCGACCGGAACGGCTGGGAGGGCGTCTACTACTCGCCCATCGAGGGCGCCGAGGCGCTGAACGTCCGGGAGAACGTCGGCCTCCACGACATGACCTCGTTCAACAAGATGGAGGTCGTCGGCAGCGACGCCGGCGAGTTCGTCCAGTACCTCTGTACGAACGACATGGACATCGGCGTCGGTGACGTGAAGTACACGCTGATGTGTAACGAGGGCGGCGGCGTCCGGGCCGACATCACCGTCACCCGGACCGACGAGGACCGCTACCTCCTGTTGACGACCGGCCGCGAGGTGGGGAACAACCACGTCGCGTGGGTCCGCGAGCAGGCCCCCGACGGCGTCGTCGTCAACGACGTCACTTCCAGCCTGGCGGCGATGGTCTGTACCGGCCCGAACGCCCGGAAGGTCCTCTCGAAGGTCACCGACGTCGACCTCTCGGACGAGGCCTTCCCGTTCTTCACGAGCCAGCAGTTCTTCGTCAAGAACGTCCCCGTGACGGCGCTGCGGGTCTCGTATGCCGGCGAACTCGGCTGGGAGCTGTACACCCCCTCGGAGTACGGGGAACGCCTCTGGGAATACCTGCTGGAGGCCGGCGAGGAGTACGGTCTGCGCCCCTACGGCAACGGCGCGCTCAACGCCCTGCGCATCGAGAAAGGGTTCCGGCTGTGGGGGAAGGACCTCCACACCGAGCACACGCCACACGAAGCGGGCCTCGGCTGGGCCGTCGATATGGACACCGACTTCATCGGGAAGGAGGCGCTCCAGGAGACCGCCGAGGCGGCGGCGGACGGCGGTGCCCGACGCAAGGAAGTGGCCTGTCTCACGCTGAACGACGAGGACGCGACCATCCTCGACAACCGTCCGGTCCTCGACGGCGAGGAGTCCATCGGCTACGTCCACAGCGCCGAGTACGGCTACACCGTCGGGGCCTGTGTCGCTTATAGTTATCTCCCGCCGGAGTACACCGACCCCGGTACCGAGGTCGACATCCTCTACGAGGGCGACCGCTACACCGCGACCGTCCGCGAGGAACCGCTGGTCTCCTAA
- the ilvA gene encoding threonine ammonia-lyase, which yields MSDIDSAELPVTYADIERARERLDDDTVVKETPVERSSSLDDLVGGEVYLKMEHLQWTGSFKTRGAYNKISQAVARGVDEFVAASAGNHAQGVALAATKCDAESTIFMPTTAPQAKVDATRHYGATVELVGKDFQEAMTRAQSAVEETDAEFVHAYDDTDIIAGQGTLGSEMYHDNPDTDTVVVPIGGGGLISGVSTAIKHLSPETRVVGVQATGASTVHESLDKGMPVTLDEVDTIADGIATGGISETTLRIIKANVDEVVTVTDTEIASAILLLMERAKQVVEGAAAASVAAILSDDLDVSGETVMPLLCGGNLDMTQMREVLIHALTERQQLLQLRVRIDDQPGVMEEISGIIARQGANIHDVRHERSVEDLEIGEAYLVFNVETSGAEHAGSIIKAIRGAGYPVDNVAQASR from the coding sequence ATGTCAGACATCGACTCGGCGGAACTCCCCGTCACGTACGCCGACATCGAGCGTGCCCGCGAGCGGCTGGACGATGACACTGTCGTCAAGGAGACGCCGGTCGAGCGGAGTTCGTCGCTCGACGACCTCGTCGGCGGCGAGGTGTACCTCAAGATGGAACACCTCCAGTGGACAGGGTCGTTCAAGACCAGAGGGGCGTACAACAAGATCTCCCAGGCCGTCGCCCGCGGCGTCGACGAGTTCGTCGCCGCGAGCGCGGGCAACCACGCCCAGGGAGTCGCCCTCGCCGCGACCAAGTGTGACGCGGAGTCGACGATCTTCATGCCGACGACCGCGCCACAGGCGAAAGTCGACGCCACCCGCCACTACGGTGCGACGGTAGAACTCGTCGGGAAGGACTTCCAGGAGGCGATGACCCGCGCCCAGTCGGCCGTCGAGGAGACCGACGCCGAGTTCGTCCACGCCTACGACGACACCGACATCATCGCCGGGCAGGGGACGCTTGGCTCCGAGATGTACCACGACAACCCCGACACCGACACCGTCGTCGTCCCCATCGGCGGGGGCGGCCTCATCAGCGGCGTCTCGACGGCGATCAAACACCTCTCGCCGGAGACCCGCGTCGTCGGCGTCCAGGCGACGGGCGCTTCGACCGTCCACGAGAGCCTCGATAAGGGGATGCCGGTGACGCTGGACGAGGTCGACACCATCGCTGACGGCATCGCCACGGGCGGCATCTCCGAGACGACGCTTCGCATCATCAAGGCGAACGTCGACGAGGTGGTCACGGTTACCGACACCGAGATCGCCAGCGCCATCCTGTTGTTGATGGAGCGGGCCAAACAGGTCGTCGAGGGGGCCGCGGCCGCATCCGTCGCCGCCATCCTGAGCGACGACCTGGACGTCAGCGGTGAGACGGTGATGCCGCTGCTCTGTGGCGGGAACCTCGACATGACACAGATGCGAGAAGTTCTCATCCACGCACTGACGGAGCGCCAGCAGCTCCTCCAGTTGCGGGTCCGTATCGACGACCAGCCGGGGGTCATGGAGGAGATCTCCGGCATCATCGCCAGACAAGGAGCGAACATCCACGACGTGCGCCACGAACGCTCCGTCGAGGACCTGGAGATCGGTGAGGCCTACCTCGTGTTCAACGTCGAGACGAGCGGGGCCGAGCACGCGGGTAGCATCATCAAGGCCATCCGCGGTGCGGGGTACCCTGTCGACAACGTCGCCCAGGCCAGTCGGTGA
- a CDS encoding GcvT family protein translates to MSTETPPSRADTVIIGAGAVGCSVAYHLSELGAADVTVVDQGPLPVTGGSSVHAPGIMFQTSPSKIQTKAAHYTSRLLSEAGVYDEVGGIELARSEDRMDFLRRRKEWATSYGLPEPQLLDPEEVTDHLPMVDEDEILGGYYSPTDGRVDGIGALQWYMEESAADFVGNTEVEDIEVEDGAVQAVVTDRGRIECDRCVMATNNWGYQTGQLAGLDLPIAPVEHQYVVTEPLDELADEESSVGDNTTGLDVPGDRSIAEYMSEGPTQPVGRDQDHSLYFRNHGDALGMGSYNHETLSVDPEAMGKNTDEHQASVRGFTKEHWEKPTHRGRDKSAKQAFDELLPATQDVEYEATENGIFVFTPDGMPAVGPTAAVDGLWSGLAIWWTHSGGYGKILAEWMENGVPRLPSGPVDTGGIHVRRFEPHAGEKEYFVDRGAKRYEQVYSIVEPRWQPDDHRGLRRSPFYSQQEDLGAEFYQSGGWETPQYYESNADLVDRYEDQIPEQDGWQAINRSPIEAAEHLHTREKVSMFDMTTFSSIVVEGEGSGEFLQSVCSNDIDIDIGQVRYSLLLNEGGGILADVTVVRLDDEEYLVTTGGGSSPGIHGGWLEEHAPETVGVHVEEGARSTIGLWGPNARLLLQRCTDADVTNSGFPYFRAKQIYVGEVPVVALRVSYVGELGWELWAPTEYGQRLWETLWEAGQDLGVRPMGGGALSSMRLEKGYRLWGTDIDTDANPFEAGLPFAVDMDTDFVGKEALQAAREDGIDNRITPLTLDDSTDIMLSGRPVTKDGETLGYVQAGDYGYTLGESIAYTYVPSEYAEAGTTVQVHCEGETYDATVRDEPLFDPGREKIIR, encoded by the coding sequence ATGAGCACAGAGACTCCCCCATCACGGGCGGATACCGTTATTATCGGTGCCGGGGCTGTCGGCTGTAGCGTCGCCTACCACCTGTCGGAACTCGGCGCGGCGGACGTCACCGTCGTCGATCAGGGACCGCTCCCGGTCACCGGCGGTTCGTCCGTTCATGCGCCAGGTATCATGTTTCAAACGTCGCCGTCGAAGATACAGACGAAGGCGGCCCACTACACCAGCCGATTGCTCTCTGAGGCGGGTGTCTACGACGAGGTCGGCGGGATCGAACTCGCCCGTAGCGAGGACCGGATGGACTTCCTGCGCCGCCGGAAGGAGTGGGCGACCTCGTACGGACTGCCGGAGCCACAACTGCTCGACCCCGAAGAGGTGACCGACCACCTCCCGATGGTCGATGAGGACGAGATCCTGGGCGGGTACTACTCCCCGACCGACGGGCGCGTCGACGGGATCGGGGCCCTCCAGTGGTACATGGAGGAGTCGGCGGCCGACTTCGTCGGGAACACCGAGGTCGAAGACATCGAGGTCGAGGACGGCGCCGTCCAGGCCGTCGTGACCGACCGCGGCCGCATCGAGTGTGACCGCTGTGTGATGGCGACGAACAACTGGGGGTACCAGACCGGGCAGTTGGCCGGCCTCGACCTCCCGATCGCGCCCGTCGAACACCAGTACGTCGTCACCGAACCGCTGGACGAACTGGCCGACGAGGAGAGTTCGGTCGGCGACAACACCACCGGGCTGGACGTGCCCGGCGACCGCTCCATCGCGGAGTACATGAGCGAGGGACCGACCCAGCCAGTCGGGCGCGACCAGGACCACTCGCTGTACTTCCGGAACCACGGCGACGCCCTGGGGATGGGGTCGTACAACCACGAGACGCTCTCGGTCGACCCCGAGGCGATGGGGAAAAACACCGACGAACACCAGGCCTCTGTCAGGGGATTCACGAAGGAGCACTGGGAGAAGCCGACCCACCGTGGCCGGGACAAGTCCGCCAAGCAGGCCTTCGACGAACTCCTGCCGGCAACGCAGGACGTCGAATACGAAGCCACCGAGAACGGCATCTTCGTGTTCACGCCCGACGGGATGCCCGCCGTCGGCCCGACCGCCGCCGTCGACGGGCTCTGGAGCGGGCTGGCGATCTGGTGGACGCACTCGGGGGGCTACGGCAAGATCCTCGCCGAGTGGATGGAGAACGGCGTCCCGCGGCTCCCGTCCGGGCCGGTCGACACCGGCGGCATCCACGTCCGGCGGTTCGAACCCCACGCGGGCGAGAAAGAGTACTTCGTCGACCGGGGGGCAAAACGGTACGAACAGGTCTACAGCATCGTCGAGCCCCGGTGGCAACCCGACGACCACCGTGGGCTGCGGCGAAGTCCGTTCTACAGCCAACAGGAGGACCTGGGTGCGGAGTTCTACCAGAGCGGCGGCTGGGAGACCCCCCAGTACTACGAGTCCAACGCGGACCTCGTCGACCGCTACGAAGACCAGATCCCCGAACAGGACGGCTGGCAGGCGATCAACCGCTCGCCCATCGAGGCGGCCGAACACCTCCACACCCGCGAGAAGGTGTCGATGTTCGACATGACCACGTTCAGCTCCATTGTGGTCGAGGGCGAGGGCAGCGGCGAGTTCCTCCAGTCGGTCTGTAGCAACGACATCGACATCGACATCGGACAGGTCCGCTACTCGCTGTTGTTGAACGAGGGTGGGGGCATCCTCGCGGACGTGACGGTCGTCCGCTTGGACGACGAGGAGTACTTGGTCACTACCGGAGGCGGGAGCTCGCCGGGCATCCACGGCGGGTGGCTCGAAGAGCACGCCCCGGAGACGGTGGGTGTCCACGTCGAAGAGGGCGCGCGCTCGACCATCGGCCTGTGGGGACCGAACGCCCGGCTGCTCCTCCAGCGCTGTACCGACGCCGACGTGACAAACAGCGGCTTCCCGTACTTCCGGGCCAAGCAGATCTACGTCGGCGAGGTGCCGGTCGTCGCGTTGCGGGTCTCCTACGTCGGCGAACTCGGCTGGGAGCTGTGGGCACCGACCGAGTACGGCCAGCGCCTCTGGGAGACGCTCTGGGAGGCCGGCCAGGATCTGGGCGTGCGGCCGATGGGCGGGGGCGCGCTCAGTTCGATGCGGCTGGAGAAGGGGTACCGGCTGTGGGGCACCGACATCGACACGGACGCCAACCCGTTCGAGGCGGGCCTACCCTTCGCCGTCGACATGGACACCGACTTCGTCGGGAAGGAGGCGCTCCAGGCGGCACGCGAGGACGGCATCGACAACCGCATCACGCCGCTGACGCTCGACGACTCGACGGACATCATGTTGAGCGGGCGGCCGGTCACGAAAGACGGCGAGACGCTCGGGTACGTCCAGGCGGGGGACTACGGCTACACCCTCGGCGAGTCCATCGCCTACACGTACGTCCCGAGCGAGTACGCCGAGGCCGGCACCACGGTGCAGGTCCACTGCGAGGGCGAGACCTACGACGCTACCGTTCGCGACGAACCCCTGTTCGATCCGGGCCGGGAGAAGATCATCCGGTAA
- a CDS encoding GlcG/HbpS family heme-binding protein yields MVQSIALETATDVIEAAEQKAEEIDNPMVVTVANSEGNLVAQHRMDGAWLASVSISRNKAYTAAALETPTHELAEPSEPGNSLYGLQSTDEGRIVIFGGGYPLKRDGEIVGTIGVSGGAVSQDREVAEAGVERWDELQA; encoded by the coding sequence ATGGTCCAGTCTATTGCACTTGAGACGGCGACAGATGTTATCGAAGCAGCCGAACAGAAAGCCGAGGAGATCGACAACCCGATGGTCGTCACCGTCGCCAACAGCGAGGGGAACCTCGTCGCCCAGCACCGCATGGACGGGGCGTGGCTCGCGTCGGTGAGCATCTCGCGGAACAAGGCCTACACCGCCGCGGCGCTCGAGACACCGACCCACGAACTCGCCGAGCCGTCGGAACCGGGGAACTCGCTGTACGGACTCCAGTCGACCGACGAGGGCCGCATCGTCATCTTCGGCGGCGGCTACCCCCTGAAGCGGGACGGCGAGATCGTCGGGACGATCGGCGTCTCCGGCGGCGCGGTCTCCCAGGATCGCGAGGTCGCCGAGGCAGGCGTCGAGCGCTGGGACGAACTCCAGGCCTAG
- a CDS encoding universal stress protein: protein MYEHILVPYDGSDEAQKGAKHGIELAAVLGATVHGLYVIGLPGTPRALSLRDDEEEMREEYREYGEQALSELGDIAEEHGVTFERAIRTGKASEEIVEFAEEEGMDAIVLGSAYRGKLGNLIGGTTDKVVRSATVPVISQRMEADEI from the coding sequence ATGTACGAACACATACTTGTTCCGTACGACGGGAGTGACGAGGCACAGAAGGGGGCCAAACACGGTATCGAACTCGCAGCAGTGCTCGGTGCGACAGTCCACGGGCTCTACGTGATCGGCCTCCCGGGGACGCCGCGCGCACTGTCACTGAGAGACGACGAGGAGGAGATGCGCGAGGAGTACCGCGAGTACGGCGAACAGGCCCTGTCGGAGTTGGGCGACATCGCCGAGGAACACGGCGTGACCTTCGAGCGCGCGATCCGGACCGGGAAGGCGAGCGAGGAGATCGTCGAGTTCGCCGAGGAGGAGGGGATGGACGCTATCGTCCTCGGGTCGGCCTACCGGGGGAAACTCGGCAACCTGATCGGGGGGACGACCGACAAGGTGGTTCGCTCGGCGACCGTTCCGGTCATCAGCCAGCGGATGGAAGCGGACGAAATCTGA
- a CDS encoding aromatic ring-hydroxylating oxygenase subunit alpha: MTRWNASDDGVTAVSPDITDETNALPAKYFTEPQIHELEKEKIFGRYWVYAGHANAIPETGAYFTRTIGDKQVIVVRDHDDEIRAFFNVCAHRGSKMVEDTPMTNPGNMGRIRCPYHMWSYDLDGDLESTPKSFEEAGLNPDLDDEEVCGLDASENGLNEVRTDRIGPFVFLNFADDPMALAEQAGTLKTELEAMPLEEYEHAARYVSEVDCNWKTFAGNYSECDHCHANHQDWITDIELDESNLEVNDYHWILHYTHDEDVDDELRIHEEKEAKFYYFWPNFTVNMYGTADGYGTYIIDPIDEGRFQLIADYYFSSAEMTDAEREFVQTSRQLQEEDFELVERQYEGLQSGALAQAQLGPNEHTVHKLHRLAQEGYDA, from the coding sequence ATGACTAGATGGAACGCGTCTGACGACGGTGTTACTGCTGTTAGTCCAGATATAACTGACGAAACGAACGCATTGCCCGCAAAATACTTTACAGAACCACAGATCCATGAACTCGAAAAGGAGAAGATATTCGGTCGATACTGGGTGTACGCCGGACACGCGAACGCGATTCCGGAGACCGGAGCGTACTTCACGCGGACCATCGGCGACAAGCAAGTGATCGTCGTCCGTGACCACGACGACGAGATACGCGCGTTCTTCAACGTCTGTGCACACCGCGGGTCGAAGATGGTCGAGGATACGCCCATGACCAACCCCGGCAACATGGGTCGTATCCGCTGCCCGTATCACATGTGGTCGTACGACCTGGACGGCGACCTCGAAAGCACGCCGAAGAGCTTCGAGGAGGCCGGGCTCAACCCTGACCTGGATGACGAGGAAGTCTGTGGTTTGGACGCCAGCGAGAACGGACTCAACGAGGTCCGGACCGACCGGATCGGACCGTTCGTCTTCCTCAACTTCGCCGACGACCCGATGGCGCTGGCCGAGCAGGCAGGGACGCTGAAAACGGAGCTGGAAGCCATGCCCTTAGAAGAGTACGAACACGCGGCGCGGTACGTGTCGGAAGTCGACTGCAACTGGAAGACGTTCGCCGGCAACTACTCGGAGTGCGATCACTGTCACGCGAACCACCAGGACTGGATAACCGACATCGAACTCGACGAGTCCAACCTCGAAGTCAACGACTACCACTGGATTCTCCACTACACCCACGACGAGGACGTCGACGACGAACTCCGCATCCACGAGGAAAAAGAGGCGAAGTTCTACTACTTCTGGCCGAACTTCACGGTGAACATGTACGGCACGGCCGACGGGTACGGGACGTACATCATCGACCCGATCGACGAGGGCCGGTTCCAGTTGATTGCCGACTACTACTTCAGTTCCGCGGAGATGACTGACGCGGAGCGAGAGTTCGTCCAGACGAGCCGCCAGCTGCAGGAAGAGGACTTCGAACTCGTCGAACGCCAGTACGAAGGGCTACAGTCCGGCGCGCTTGCCCAGGCACAACTGGGACCGAACGAACACACCGTCCACAAACTGCACCGACTCGCACAGGAGGGCTACGACGCGTGA